The following are encoded together in the Acidovorax sp. KKS102 genome:
- a CDS encoding DUF935 domain-containing protein, which produces MATSRILGPDGQPIKMPDLAEPQTARLAHLQRELQSHPTRGLTPSRLAKILDAAENGDLVAQFELFEDMEEKDGHIAAEMGKRRRACVLDWNVVPPEGADAAEKKAAEQLGELLTEIPDFEDMVFDLTDAIGKGYACLELEWHRVEGLWVPKTITHRPQSWFTLNRGYRQELRLRTNTVSTTEAGPVQGDPLTPFGWITHVHKAKSGYLERSALFRQLVWTYLFKNYSVGDLAEFLEIYGIPVRIGKYPASASEKEKATLLRALAAVGHNAAGIIPDGMLIEFENAATGDPDAFMAMIDWCEKNQSKVILGGTLTSGADGKSSTNALGNVHNEVRKDLRDGDIRQANTTLTRDLVFAVASLNGLAPGGLRRAPQFRLNAQEREDLGSFSTALPALVNMGVRPPVAWVHERLGIPVAQGNEPVLMPAGTASAAPTGTAAATATPPALTGTAAPGMLPPPQQMQPQLAANLAPAVSTWLDQVRELVMRAQSLAEIRDGLDALLPDMTLDQYAAAMAVALRTAEMAGRYEVMQEVSGGGG; this is translated from the coding sequence ATGGCAACTTCCCGCATCCTCGGCCCGGACGGCCAGCCCATCAAAATGCCCGACCTGGCAGAACCGCAGACAGCCAGGCTGGCCCACCTGCAGCGCGAGCTGCAGAGCCACCCCACGCGCGGCCTCACGCCCTCACGCCTGGCAAAGATTCTGGACGCCGCCGAGAACGGCGACCTGGTCGCCCAGTTCGAGCTGTTCGAGGACATGGAAGAAAAGGACGGCCACATTGCCGCCGAGATGGGCAAGCGCCGCCGCGCCTGCGTGCTCGACTGGAACGTGGTGCCGCCCGAGGGCGCCGACGCGGCCGAGAAGAAGGCCGCCGAGCAGCTCGGCGAGCTGCTCACCGAGATCCCGGACTTTGAGGACATGGTCTTCGACCTCACCGACGCCATCGGCAAGGGCTACGCCTGCCTTGAGCTGGAATGGCATCGCGTGGAGGGCCTGTGGGTGCCCAAGACCATCACCCACCGCCCGCAGTCCTGGTTCACACTCAACCGGGGCTATCGGCAAGAGCTGCGCCTGCGCACCAACACCGTCAGCACCACCGAGGCCGGGCCGGTGCAGGGCGACCCCCTCACACCCTTTGGCTGGATCACGCATGTGCACAAGGCCAAGAGCGGCTATCTGGAGCGCTCGGCACTGTTCCGCCAACTGGTGTGGACCTACCTTTTCAAGAACTACAGCGTGGGCGACCTTGCCGAGTTCCTGGAGATTTACGGCATCCCGGTGCGCATCGGCAAATACCCCGCCAGTGCCAGCGAAAAAGAGAAGGCCACGCTGCTGCGCGCGCTTGCAGCCGTGGGGCACAACGCGGCGGGCATCATCCCCGACGGCATGCTGATCGAGTTTGAGAACGCGGCAACGGGCGACCCGGACGCGTTCATGGCCATGATCGACTGGTGCGAAAAGAACCAGTCCAAAGTGATCCTGGGCGGCACGCTGACCAGCGGGGCAGACGGCAAGAGCAGCACCAACGCTCTGGGCAACGTCCACAACGAAGTGCGCAAGGACCTGCGCGACGGCGACATACGCCAGGCCAACACCACCCTCACGCGCGATCTGGTGTTTGCCGTGGCCTCGCTCAACGGCCTGGCACCGGGCGGCCTGCGCCGCGCGCCCCAGTTCCGCCTGAACGCCCAGGAGCGCGAAGACCTCGGCAGCTTCTCCACTGCGCTACCCGCGCTGGTGAACATGGGTGTGCGTCCCCCCGTGGCCTGGGTGCATGAGCGCTTGGGCATCCCCGTGGCGCAGGGCAATGAACCGGTGCTGATGCCCGCAGGCACTGCCTCAGCAGCCCCCACGGGCACCGCTGCCGCAACCGCAACGCCACCCGCGCTCACCGGCACGGCCGCGCCCGGCATGCTTCCGCCCCCTCAGCAGATGCAGCCGCAACTGGCCGCCAACCTGGCTCCCGCCGTCAGCACCTGGCTCGACCAGGTGCGCGAGCTGGTCATGCGCGCCCAGTCGCTCGCGGAGATCCGCGACGGCCTGGACGCACTGCTGCCCGACATGACGCTCGACCAGTACGCCGCCGCCATGGCCGTCGCCCTGCGCACCGCTGAAATGGCGGGGCGCTACGAGGTCATGCAGGAGGTATCTGGAGGCGGGGGCTAG
- a CDS encoding phage virion morphogenesis protein translates to MAGTHIKSTVNDAQARAMLARLGEPGTDDLMPRLGEYLQASTQKRFKVQTAPDGTAWQPLQPRYARRKKYAKDKVLTLRGYLRSGIHYQVTGDAEVEVGSNTKYAAIHQFGGEIDMPERQASVRYRSVAGRTLFASKKHKRVTEKTVTVPVHFVKIPARPFLGISTADDSEIRDIVLNWVVKRSK, encoded by the coding sequence ATGGCCGGAACCCACATCAAGTCCACCGTCAACGACGCCCAGGCCCGCGCCATGCTGGCCCGCCTGGGCGAGCCCGGCACCGATGACCTCATGCCCCGCCTGGGCGAGTACCTGCAGGCCAGCACCCAAAAGCGCTTCAAGGTCCAGACCGCCCCGGACGGCACCGCGTGGCAACCATTGCAACCCCGTTACGCCAGGCGGAAAAAGTACGCCAAGGACAAGGTGCTCACCCTGCGCGGCTACCTGCGCAGCGGCATCCACTACCAGGTGACTGGGGATGCAGAGGTCGAGGTGGGCAGCAACACCAAGTACGCGGCCATCCACCAATTTGGCGGTGAGATCGACATGCCCGAGCGCCAGGCCAGCGTGCGCTACCGCAGCGTCGCCGGAAGAACCCTGTTCGCCAGCAAGAAGCACAAGAGGGTGACCGAAAAGACGGTGACGGTTCCGGTCCACTTCGTGAAGATCCCGGCACGTCCATTCCTGGGCATCAGCACAGCGGACGACAGCGAGATCCGGGACATTGTTCTGAACTGGGTTGTAAAGCGCAGCAAATAG
- a CDS encoding FlgO family outer membrane protein, translated as MMRRFQPGKLKSMWCLGMVAVSALALQGCSTNPVHSYYYGNSAGGMSRTDLIEVNERATDALLLSAPLDASQPVLVATLVNVDRLNESSRLGRIFSEQIAGRMVQRGLRVTEVKLRDNLVLHREQGELLLSREVREVSQAQNAQAVVVGTYAVSASVVYISLKLVNPVGNQVIAAHNYAVPADENVRTLLAGR; from the coding sequence ATGATGCGCCGTTTCCAACCCGGCAAGCTCAAGTCCATGTGGTGCCTGGGCATGGTCGCTGTGTCGGCCCTGGCGCTGCAGGGCTGTTCGACCAACCCGGTCCACAGCTACTACTACGGCAACAGTGCGGGCGGCATGTCGCGCACGGACCTGATTGAGGTCAACGAACGGGCGACAGATGCCTTGCTGCTCAGCGCGCCGCTGGACGCGAGCCAGCCGGTGCTGGTTGCCACCTTGGTGAATGTGGACCGGCTCAACGAGTCGTCGCGGCTGGGGCGCATCTTTTCGGAGCAGATTGCGGGGCGCATGGTGCAGCGCGGCCTGCGCGTGACGGAGGTGAAGCTGCGTGACAACCTGGTGCTGCACCGCGAGCAGGGCGAGTTGCTGCTGTCGCGCGAGGTGCGGGAGGTCAGCCAGGCGCAGAACGCACAGGCCGTGGTGGTGGGCACGTACGCAGTGTCGGCCTCGGTGGTGTACATCAGCCTCAAGCTGGTGAACCCGGTGGGCAACCAGGTGATTGCTGCACACAACTACGCGGTGCCTGCGGACGAGAACGTGCGGACCTTGCTGGCCGGGCGTTGA
- a CDS encoding phage protein Gp27 family protein, with amino-acid sequence MPRSTSINSLPAELQDQLRGRLLATGFAQFEEHSEWLRREGFSISKSAIHRYATAHATAIMAQQRTDSSLSLVESRIRCLEIASSLAPSTTADLMRDAEELLKWVYRP; translated from the coding sequence ATGCCACGCAGCACATCCATCAATTCCTTGCCTGCCGAGTTACAGGATCAGTTGCGGGGGCGTTTGCTCGCAACAGGATTCGCCCAGTTTGAAGAGCACTCCGAATGGCTTCGACGCGAGGGTTTTTCTATTTCCAAGTCCGCGATCCATCGCTACGCTACCGCTCACGCGACAGCCATCATGGCCCAACAGCGAACCGACAGTTCGCTATCCCTTGTGGAGTCACGCATTCGGTGCTTGGAGATTGCGAGTTCGCTGGCGCCTAGCACGACAGCCGACTTGATGCGCGATGCCGAAGAGCTGCTCAAGTGGGTCTACAGGCCCTGA
- a CDS encoding PBECR2 nuclease fold domain-containing protein — protein sequence MATAAYGSLPFAEQADFFRRKLNVPTDGWTDIYTREHDWAFVVAGANRDAIVTDFRAAVEKAISGGSTLEDFRKDFDSIVARHGWDYNGGRNWRSRVIYDTNLATSYAAGRWQQLQAAPYWQYDHQDWVENPRPQHVSWDGLVLERENSFWQTHFPPNGWGCHCKVRGLWPRDLQRLGKSGPDQAPEVNLVERTIGQRSALGPRQVQVPEGIDPGFEYAPGATRLRSAIPPERPEPPMPGSAGGHGLPNLRPSDPLPLARAFHSSELAPAGLQPEDYARSFLQSLNVDGDGPAIIKDVMGERIVVGMDLFQTPDGRWKTLKQDRGRYMPLLARAFLEPDEIWVRVEWLYAQQRAVVRRRYVAAFDLEGHDTAGLAVFDLGPDGWTGVTTFQGTSQSWDDWRVGARLYQRVKTAYRNE from the coding sequence ATGGCTACAGCAGCCTACGGATCGCTCCCCTTCGCCGAGCAGGCCGATTTTTTCCGCCGCAAGCTCAACGTCCCCACCGATGGCTGGACCGACATCTACACCCGCGAGCACGACTGGGCTTTTGTGGTGGCCGGGGCCAACCGCGACGCCATCGTTACGGACTTTCGCGCCGCCGTGGAGAAGGCCATCTCGGGCGGCAGCACCCTGGAAGACTTCCGCAAGGACTTCGACAGCATCGTGGCCCGCCATGGCTGGGACTACAACGGCGGGCGCAACTGGCGCAGCCGCGTCATCTACGACACCAACCTGGCCACCAGCTACGCGGCCGGGCGTTGGCAGCAGCTGCAGGCCGCGCCGTACTGGCAGTACGACCACCAGGATTGGGTGGAGAACCCACGCCCCCAGCATGTGAGCTGGGACGGCCTGGTGCTGGAGCGGGAGAACTCCTTCTGGCAAACCCACTTCCCGCCCAACGGCTGGGGATGCCATTGCAAGGTGCGCGGCCTGTGGCCCCGCGATCTGCAGCGCCTGGGAAAGTCCGGGCCCGACCAGGCGCCCGAGGTCAACCTTGTGGAGCGCACCATCGGCCAGCGCAGCGCCCTGGGCCCGCGCCAGGTGCAGGTGCCTGAGGGCATCGACCCCGGCTTTGAATACGCCCCCGGCGCCACCAGGCTGCGCAGCGCCATCCCGCCAGAGCGGCCCGAGCCTCCCATGCCCGGCAGCGCAGGAGGCCACGGCCTGCCGAATCTGCGGCCGTCCGACCCGCTACCGCTGGCGCGAGCATTCCATTCCTCTGAACTGGCCCCCGCAGGGCTCCAGCCCGAGGACTACGCGCGGTCTTTCCTGCAAAGCCTGAACGTCGACGGCGATGGGCCAGCCATCATCAAGGACGTGATGGGCGAGCGCATTGTGGTGGGCATGGACCTGTTTCAGACGCCTGACGGGCGTTGGAAGACGCTCAAGCAGGACCGTGGCCGCTACATGCCATTGCTGGCCCGCGCTTTCCTAGAACCTGACGAAATATGGGTGCGCGTGGAATGGCTGTACGCGCAACAGCGCGCCGTGGTTCGGCGCCGCTATGTGGCGGCATTCGATCTCGAAGGGCACGACACTGCCGGGCTTGCGGTATTTGACCTGGGTCCGGATGGCTGGACCGGGGTGACAACCTTCCAAGGAACCTCCCAATCTTGGGACGACTGGCGTGTCGGTGCGCGCTTGTACCAACGCGTGAAAACCGCCTACAGAAATGAGTAA